A stretch of Mustela nigripes isolate SB6536 chromosome 6, MUSNIG.SB6536, whole genome shotgun sequence DNA encodes these proteins:
- the ZC3H10 gene encoding zinc finger CCCH domain-containing protein 10, whose translation MPDRDSYANGTGSSNGGPGGGGSEEASGAGAGSGGASSDAICRDFLRNVCKRGKRCRYRHPDMSEVSNLGVSKNEFIFCHDFQNKECSRPNCRFIHGSKEDEDGYKKTGELPPRLRQKVAAGLGLSPADLPNGKEEVPICRDFLKGDCQRGAKCKFRHLQRDFEFDARGGGGSSGGGSAGPVPPGRRHDLYDIYDLPDRGFEDHEPGPKRRRGGCCPPDGPHFESYEYSLAAPRGVECRLLEEENAMLRKRVEELKKQVSNLLATNEVLLEQNAQFRNQAKVMTLSSTAPATEQTLAPTVGTVATFNHGIAQTHTTLSSQALQPRPVSQQELVAPTGAPAAPPTNAAPPAAPPPPPPHLNPEITPLSAALAQTIAQGMAPPPVSMAPVAVSVAPVAPVAVSMAQPLAGITMSHTTTPMVTYPIASQSMRITAMPH comes from the coding sequence ATGCCTGACCGGGACAGCTATGCCAACGGCACTGGGAGCAGCAATGGAGGCCCTGGAGGCGGTGGCAGTGAGGAGGccagtggggcaggggcaggcagtgGCGGGGCCAGCTCAGATGCCATCTGTAGAGACTTCCTAAGGAATGTGTGCAAGCGAGGCAAGCGTTGCCGCTATCGTCATCCAGACATGAGTGAGGTATCCAACTTGGGGGTGAGCAAAAATGAGTTCATCTTCTGCCATGACTTCCAGAACAAGGAGTGTAGCCGTCCAAACTGCCGATTCATCCATGGCTCCAAGGAGGATGAGGATGGTTATAAGAAGACAGGAGAGCTTCCCCCTCGGCTGAGGCAGAAAGTGGCAGCGGGCTTGGGCCTTTCACCGGCTGACCTGCCCAATGGCAAGGAGGAGGTCCCTATCTGCCGTGACTTTCTCAAGGGTGACTGCCAGAGAGGAGCCAAGTGCAAGTTCCGCCACCTGCAACGGGATTTTGAGTTTGACGCTCGGGGTGGAGGAGGCAGCAGTGGCGGTGGCTCAGCAGGCCCGGTACCCCCAGGACGACGTCATGACCTCTATGATATCTACGACCTCCCTGACAGGGGCTTTGAGGACCACGAGCCAGGCCCCAAGCGCCGGCGAGGTGGATGCTGCCCCCCAGATGGCCCCCATTTTGAATCCTATGAATATAGTCTGGCTGCACCGAGAGGCGTGGAGTGCAGGctgctggaggaggagaatgCCATGCTCAGGAAGCGGGTGGAGGAGCTAAAGAAGCAGGTCAGCAACCTGCTGGCCACCAATGAGGTACTGCTGGAACAAAATGCCCAGTTCCGCAATCAGGCCaaggtcatgaccctgagctctACTGCACCAGCGACGGAGCAGACTCTGGCCCCCACCGTGGGCACTGTTGCCACTTTTAACCATGGCATTGCCCAGACTCACACTACTCTCAGCAGCCAGGCTCTACAGCCTCGCCCTGTATCCCAGCAAGAACTGGTGGCCCCCACTGGAGCTCCAGCTGCTCCCCCAACTAATGCTGCACCTCCTGCTgctccaccacccccacccccacacttgAACCCAGAGATCACGCCATTGTCGGCTGCTCTGGCTCAAACAATTGCCCAGGGGATGGCACCCCCACCTGTCTCCATGGCTCCCGTGGCTGTATCTGTGGCTCCTGTGGCCCCTGTGGCTGTATCGATGGCCCAGCCCTTGGCGGGAATCACGATGAGCCACACCACCACTCCCATGGTGACTTACCCCATCGCTTCCCAGAGCATGCGTATCACAGCCATGCCACACTGA